One Phoenix dactylifera cultivar Barhee BC4 chromosome 14, palm_55x_up_171113_PBpolish2nd_filt_p, whole genome shotgun sequence DNA window includes the following coding sequences:
- the LOC103699511 gene encoding uncharacterized protein LOC103699511 → MDMQTNLRVNLAFHYHPFLFTNNYSLSLPPLLISSNLSTMNGYGEELPRCYFHPRQIVVGICSLCLRERLLCLAAKQGHQHQAKDTHRSFRVLKGKLTIYLPRFFVLSSILHRFRFQHQRTNDSFNEGSDVASQDSFMTIEFDNEQHGPQGHERSTMKASLKLVDSTSSSHQAMPWQHKNGGNVVEYDKQPGVPRWRKRIGRLFKLARWKMATR, encoded by the exons ATGGACATGCAAACAAACCTACGTGTCAACCTTGCCTTTCACTaccatccttttctttttacCAACaactattctctctctcttcctccattGCTCATCTCTTCGAACCTTAGCACCATGAATGGCTATGGAGAAGAACTCCCACGCTGCTATTTCCACCCAAGGCAAATCGTTGTGGGGATATGTTCCCTTTGCTTGAGAGAGAGGCTCCTGTGCTTGGCCGCAAAACAAGGCCATCAACACCAGGCCAAAGACACCCACAGATCTTTCCGAGTTCTCAAAGGGAAGCTCACCATCTATCTTCCTAGATTCTTTGTTCTGAGCTCAATCCTCCACCGTTTCAGATTCCAACATCAAAGAACGAACGACAGCTTCAATGAAGGCTCGGACGTCGCCAGTCAAG ATTCATTCATGACCATCGAGTTCGACAACGAGCAGCATGGACCGCAGGGTCATGAAAGATCGACCATGAAGGCTTCCTTGAAGCTTGTGGACTCCACCAGCAGCAGCCACCAGGCCATGCCATGGCAGCACAAGAATGGAGGAAATGTGGTGGAGTATGATAAACAACCTGGTGTGCCAAGGTGGCGCAAGCGGATTGGCCGCCTGTTCAAGCTTGCAAGGTGGAAGATGGCGACTCGCTAG
- the LOC103701266 gene encoding long chain acyl-CoA synthetase 9, chloroplastic-like: MNPYIFGIFVPLLFSFVLRKTRDGKKRGVLADVGGEPGYAIRNYRFTSPVETQWEGIKTLAELFEKSCKLFPYKPLFGSRKLLSRETEQTQDGRSFEKLHLGNYEWMSYGEAFKAVCSFASGLVHLGHKKGERVAIFADTRAEWLIALQGCFRQNITVVTIYASLGEEALCHSLNETEVSTVICGRQELKKLANISGQVDTIKRVIYVNDEGISSEVSFAEKNTSWSITSFVEVEILGRENPVDADLPVSADIAVIMYTSGSTGLPKGVMMTHGNILATVSAVMTIVPALGSKDRYLAYLPLAHILELAAEHVMVAAGSSIGYGSALTLTDTSNKVKKGTKGDASVLGPTLVATVPAILDRVRDGVRKQVDAKGGLSKKLFDIAYARRLAAINGSWFGAWGLEKILWDILVFRKVRAVLGGHVRFLLSGGAPLSGDTQRFINICLGAPIGQGYGLTETCAGGTFSEYDDTSVGRVGAPLPCSYIKLIDWPEGSYLITDSPMPRGEVVIGGPNVTPGYFKNEEKTKEAYKVDERRMRWFYTGDIGRIHPDGCLEIIDRKKDIVKLQHGEYVSLGKVEAALVVSPYVDNIMLHCDPFYSYCVALVVPAQQAVENWAIKQGIAYSDFADLCQKDETVKEVHGSLVQAAKQARLEKFEIPSKIKLIPKPWTPESGLVTAALKLKRENIRKAFADDLAKLYA; this comes from the exons ATGAATCCATATATTTTTGGCATCTTTGTCCCCCTTCTGTTCTCTTTTGTGTTACGGAAAACAAGGGATGGGAAAAAAAGGGGAGTGCTTGCTGATGTTGGTGGAGAGCCTGGATATGCAATTCGTAACTACCGTTTCACTTCCCCAGTGGAAACACAATGGGAAGGGATCAAAACACTTGCTGAGCTGTTTGAGAAATCCTGCAAGCTGTTTCCGTACAAGCCTTTATTTGGCTCCCGGAAGCTTCTTTCGAGGGAAACAGAACAAACTCAGGATGGTAGATCTTTTGAGAAGCTCCATTTGGGGAACTATGAATGGATGAGTTATGGTGAAGCCTTCAAAGCCGTCTGCAGTTTTGCATCCGGTCTAGTGCATCTCGGCCACAAAAAGGGTGAGCGCGTCGCTATCTTTGCTGACACACGGGCAGAGTGGCTAATTGCCTTGCAG GGTTGCTTCAGGCAAAATATCACAGTGGTCACTATATATGCTTCCTTGGGGGAGGAGGCTCTTTGTCACTCATTAAATGAG ACAGAGGTTTCGACTGTAATCTGTGGTCGTCAAGAATTAAAAAAGCTGGCTAATATAAGTGGACAAGTTGACACCATAAAGCGTGTGATTTATGTGAATGATGAGGGTATCTCAAGTGAAGTATCATTTGCTGAGAAGAATACTAGTTGGAGTATAACATCATTTGTGGAAGTAGAGATACTGGGTCGGGAAAATCCTGTTGATGCAGATTTGCCTGTCTCAGCTGACATTGCAGTGATAATGTATACGAGTGGTAGCACTGGTTTGCCTAAG GGGGTAATGATGACACATGGCAATATCCTAGCTACTGTTTCAGCTGTTATGACAATTGTCCCTGCACTTGGTAGTAAAGACAGATACCTGGCATACCTGCCTCTAGCTCATATTCTTGAGTTAGCAGCAGAG CATGTAATGGTTGCAGCAGGAAGTTCTATAGGATATGGGTCAGCTTTGACTCTTACTGATACATCGAACAAGGtaaagaaaggaacaaagggtGATGCTTCCGTCTTGGGACCAACACTGGTGGCTACTGTACCTGCTATTCTTGACCGTGTTCGTGATGGCGTGCGGAAACAA GTAGATGCAAAGGGTGGCCTATCAAAGAAATTATTTGATATTGCATATGCTCGTAGGTTGGCAGCTATTAACGGAAGTTGGTTTGGAGCGTGGGGTCTAGAGAAAATTCTATGGGATATTCTCGTCTTCAGAAAGGTTCGAGCAGTCTTGGGAGGTCATGTCCGTTTTCTACTTTCTGGGGGGGCTCCTCTCTCTGGTGATacacagagatttatcaataTATGCCTTGG CGCTCCGATAGGGCAAGGATATGGTCTCACTGAAACTTGTGCTGGTGGAACATTTTCTGAATACGACGACACATCTGTTGGTCGTGTTGGTGCTCCGCTTCCTTGTTCATATATCAAG CTGATTGATTGGCCAGAAGGCAGTTATTTAATTACAGATTCACCAATGCCTCGAGGGGAAGTAGTTATTGGGGGTCCAAACGTAACTCCaggatatttcaaaaatgaagagaaaaCAAAGGAGGCTTACAAG GTTGATGAAAGGAGGATGAGATGGTTTTATACTGGTGATATCGGGCGTATTCACCCTGATGGTTGCCTTGAAATTATTGATCGTAAGAAGGATATAGTGAAACTCCAGCATGGTGAATATGTTTCTTTAGGCAAG GTAGAAGCTGCTCTCGTTGTGAGCCCTTATGTTGACAACATCATGCTCCATTGTGATCCTTTTTACAGTTACTGTGTCGCACTTGTGGTGCCTGCACAACAAGCAGTAGAAAATTGGGCTATAAAGCAGGGAATTGCTTACAGTGATTTTGCAGATCTATGCCAAAAGGATGAAACTGTCAAAGAAGTACATGGATCATTAGTACAG GCAGCAAAACAGGCACGCTTGGAGAAGTTTGAAATTCCATCCAAGATCAAATTGATTCCCAAACCATGGACACCTGAGTCTGGTCTTGTCACGGCTGCACTCAAGCTGAAGAGAGAAAACATTAGAAAGGCATTTGCTGATGATCTTGCCAAGTTGTACGCTTGA